From a single Silene latifolia isolate original U9 population chromosome 6, ASM4854445v1, whole genome shotgun sequence genomic region:
- the LOC141588118 gene encoding uncharacterized protein LOC141588118 — translation MKAYQDRQKSYADLHRRDIEFEVSDKVLLKVSPMRGVMRFCKRGKLNQKFIGLYEISDRVGEVAYRLASPPSLDGVHYLFHVSRLRKYVSDPSHVLEVENIELDEALTYAEVPIKILNSKVCKTRNGEIVFLKVLWYNHNVEEATWEPEEAMRERYPHLFDQIWTTAQIMILGG, via the exons atgaaagcataTCAAGatcggcaaaagagttatgcggatttgCATCGCAGGGATATCGAGTTTGAGGTgagtgacaaggtccttttgaaagtgtcacctatgcgcgGTGTCATGAGGTTTTGCAAGAGAGGGAAGTTGAATCAGAAATTTATAGGTCTATATGAGATTTCGGATCGGGTAGGTGAAGTAGCTTATCGGCTAGCTTCGCCACCATCTCTTGATGGGGTGCATTATCTTTTCCATGTGTCAcgacttcggaagtatgtgagtgatccatctcaTGTGCTTGAGGTGGAGAATATCGAGCTGGATGAAGCTCTCACTTACGCGGAGGTGCCAATAAAGATATTGAATAGTAAGGtatgcaagacaaggaatggtgaaatCGTCTTTCTTAAGGTGCTATGGTATAATCACAATGTTgaagaagctacatgggagccggaAGAGGCAATGAGGGAGCGTTATCCAcatctttttgatcag ATCTGGACTACAGCTCAGATAATGATACTTGGAGGTTAG